A part of Legionella sainthelensi genomic DNA contains:
- the pheS gene encoding phenylalanine--tRNA ligase subunit alpha — MQDIITIQEQAAEAIKNAQDVSGLELIRVDFLGKKGKLTEILKSLAHLSAEEKPKVGQLVNQVKREISALIETKMLELKQKQLAEKLSDERIDVTLPGRKKENGSLHPVTQVKHRINEFFSRMGFDIVDGPEIETEFYNFEALNIPGHHPARAMHDTFYFGDGRLLRTHTSPVQIRTMEQRKPPFRLIAPGRVYRCDSDLTHTPMFHQVEGLLVDKHATLASLKGLLQDFFADFFGRQLALRFRPSYFPFTEPSAEVDIECTQCSGEGCRSCKFTGWLEVLGCGMVHPNVLKAVNISPDEYQGWAFGMGMDRLAMLYYGIDDLRMMFENDLSFLSQF; from the coding sequence ATGCAGGATATCATCACCATACAAGAACAGGCTGCTGAAGCGATTAAAAATGCTCAGGATGTCTCTGGACTAGAGTTAATTCGCGTTGATTTTTTGGGCAAAAAAGGAAAGCTCACTGAAATTTTAAAAAGTCTTGCTCATTTATCTGCTGAAGAAAAACCTAAGGTAGGTCAGCTAGTGAATCAAGTAAAACGTGAAATCAGCGCTTTGATTGAAACGAAGATGCTTGAGCTGAAGCAAAAACAACTTGCAGAAAAATTGTCAGATGAGCGGATTGATGTAACACTTCCTGGTCGTAAGAAGGAGAATGGTTCTTTACATCCAGTAACCCAAGTAAAGCATCGAATTAATGAATTTTTTAGTCGTATGGGATTTGATATTGTTGATGGACCCGAAATTGAAACTGAATTTTATAATTTTGAGGCACTCAATATTCCAGGGCATCATCCGGCCCGTGCTATGCATGATACTTTTTATTTTGGCGACGGTCGCCTCTTGCGGACGCATACTTCCCCAGTACAAATTCGTACAATGGAGCAACGCAAGCCACCGTTTCGGTTAATCGCCCCAGGACGAGTTTATCGTTGTGACTCGGATCTGACTCATACGCCGATGTTTCATCAGGTTGAAGGGCTTCTGGTAGACAAACATGCCACTTTAGCGAGTTTAAAAGGTCTGCTGCAAGATTTTTTTGCTGATTTTTTTGGTCGCCAATTAGCATTGAGGTTTAGACCATCGTATTTTCCCTTTACAGAACCTTCAGCTGAGGTTGATATTGAATGTACCCAATGCAGCGGTGAAGGTTGTCGTTCCTGTAAATTTACTGGATGGTTAGAAGTTTTAGGGTGCGGTATGGTCCATCCTAATGTTCTAAAAGCAGTAAATATCTCACCCGATGAATATCAGGGATGGGCATTTGGTATGGGAATGGATCGATTAGCCATGCTGTATTATGGAATAGATGACTTGCGTATGATGTTTGAAAATGACCTGTCTTTTTTAAGTCAATTTTGA